In Flavobacterium piscisymbiosum, the sequence TGCAGCTTCGATTTTGGTTTCGTCAATGGTTAAATAATCCGGATCTATGTCGACAAAAACAGGCGTACAGTTTTCCCATACAATTGCTGCAGAAGTGGCCACATAAGAAAAAGGAGTGGTGATTATTTCGCCTCCTTTGCCAAATAATTTTAAGGCAATTTGAATTGGTATTGTGCCGTTATTAGTAATAATTACATTAGAAACGTCAAGATAATTTTTGAGTTTGTTTTCTAATTCTATGGTAAGTTCACCGCGATTTGTAAGCCAAGCTTTGTCCCATGCACGTTTTACAAAAAGATTGTATTCTTCTTGTGGAGGTAAAAAAGTTTTGGTTACAGGAATCATTAAATTTTTGATTAGTGGTTTTTAATTTATCTTTAAGGGCAAACTATTGTTATATTTGTGGGGTAAAAATAGCAAAAGAAACCTGAATTTTTGGCATAAGTCAGTATTATAACATTATAAGAAAAACTACAAACAGCAGAGTTGTTTGAATGACAATAATTTATGCGGCTTTTTTATAAAAGTAATAACAATAATAAAATCAAAATAAATTTAAGAATACTATGGAAATCAACACTTTTTTGCGAAATTTTGCAGATATTTTAGACGATACAGATGCGGCATTAATTAAACAAGAAACTGTTTTTAGAGATTTGGAAGAATGGGATTCCTTAACAGCCTTGTCATTAATCGCTATGGCTGATGAAGAATACGCTGTAAAATTAACAGGAGATGATATTAAATCTTCAACTTCATTAAATGATATCTTCGAAATAATTAAAAATAAAGCATAATCAAATGGCTACTTTTTCAGTAAATAACATTGCGATAAAAGGTATATCTTGTTGCGTTCCAAAAAATACGGAACGCAACATTGATTTAGATATACTAACACCAGAAGAAATTCAAAAATTCATTGATGCCACCGGAGTCGAAGAACGACGCGTAGTAACTAAGGAAATTTGTACTTCGGATTTATGTTGTGAAGCTGCTGAAAAATTAATCAAAGACTTAAACTGGCAAAAAGAAGAAATAGAAATTTTGGTTTTTGTTTCGCAAACTGCCGATTATATTTTACCTGTTTCTGCTGCAATACTTCAGGATAGACTAGGATTATCTACTAATTGTATCGCTTTTGATGTGCCGTTAGGATGTTCCGGTTATGTTTACGGAATATCGATAATAGCGAGTATGATGAAAGCAATCGGTATCAAAAAAGGATTGCTTTTGGCTGGAGATACAAGCAGTAAATTGATTTCGAAATCAGATAAAAGTACAGTTCCGCTTTTTGGTGACGGAGGTAGTGCAACGGCATTTGAGCTCGATGAAAATGCCGATAATTTACTTTTTGATTTAGGTACAGACGGTTCAGGTTATAAAGCTATTATGATACCAGACGGAGGATCAAGAAACAGAATAAATGAAGATTCTCTTAAAGTAATAAATATCGAAGAAGGAATTAGTCGTAATTCCTGCAATTTGATTCTTGACGGAATGGATGTTTTTGGTTTTGGAATTTCCCAGGCTCCTAAAACAGTAAATAAACTTATCGAGAAATTTGAAATCGATAAAGATGCTATTGATCATTTTGTATTTCATCAGGCCAATTTGATGATGAATAAAATGATTGTTAAAAAACTAAAATTGCCGGTAGAAAAAGTTCCTTATTCATTAAAAGAATTTGGAAATACATCATCTGCAACAATTCCTCTAACTATTGCTGCTCAGCTGAAAGAAAGTTTAACAAATGAGTCTAAGGATTTGATTATTTGTGGTTTTGGAGTTGGGTTATCCTGGGGAACAGCTAAAATAAGACTGGATAATGTTGTGATTTCAGATTTGATAGAAATATGACAAAAAACTTAAACTACATAGACGAAGCAGTTTATCAAAAAGAAAAATCTTTATTTCTGG encodes:
- a CDS encoding phosphopantetheine-binding protein — translated: MEINTFLRNFADILDDTDAALIKQETVFRDLEEWDSLTALSLIAMADEEYAVKLTGDDIKSSTSLNDIFEIIKNKA
- a CDS encoding ketoacyl-ACP synthase III; this encodes MATFSVNNIAIKGISCCVPKNTERNIDLDILTPEEIQKFIDATGVEERRVVTKEICTSDLCCEAAEKLIKDLNWQKEEIEILVFVSQTADYILPVSAAILQDRLGLSTNCIAFDVPLGCSGYVYGISIIASMMKAIGIKKGLLLAGDTSSKLISKSDKSTVPLFGDGGSATAFELDENADNLLFDLGTDGSGYKAIMIPDGGSRNRINEDSLKVINIEEGISRNSCNLILDGMDVFGFGISQAPKTVNKLIEKFEIDKDAIDHFVFHQANLMMNKMIVKKLKLPVEKVPYSLKEFGNTSSATIPLTIAAQLKESLTNESKDLIICGFGVGLSWGTAKIRLDNVVISDLIEI